In Magallana gigas chromosome 1, xbMagGiga1.1, whole genome shotgun sequence, the sequence tttaaaatgccttGATGAAACATTGCAAACATTAAAATctggaaaatgatttttgaccaaaatcgtgaccatgcccctttaattaatAAACTTCGTTTTATTAACGAAGTATATTAACGAGAATTAGCAGGATAACGTAAATAAATACTGATACTGTCAATTTCTAGACTGCATTCCAAAGACATGACGTTGCTAGTCACGTGACACTGTCTTTATATCTGATTGGATAACAGGTAAGTGACGTCTGCATAAGTTGTAAACATAGCTGATTTTGACAGAAGCATGCCATTCGTTTACGACGATATCTatgaaatttgtaaaaataggCGATTTCTGATTGATTGGCTACAAACAAAAGGTATGTTGGGGAATTTTAACGGTTTATGTGACCATTGTTCGGAGGGATCGCTACATTTAGTAGAAGATAAATCGTACAGTAAAGACGGTGTAGTGTGGCGTTGCACGAATagaaaatgcaacaaaaaagtGTCCGTTAGAGAAGGATCCTGGTTTTCAGGGAGCCACCTacttttgaaacaaattgtaaaaCTCACTTATTATTGGGTCTACGATCTTCCCAACGACTTTATTTCCAGGGAACTGCGCATAGGAAGTGATCACACTGTTGTTGACTGGAAGAATTTTTCAAGGGAAGTgtgtttatcaattttgaaattaGATAACGAAAAAATCGGGGGACCCGGTCGAACAGTTGAGATCGATGAGAGTAAATTTGGGAAACGTAAATACCACCGAGGTAAGAGAGTTGCACTGTGTGGGATTTTGGAGGAATAGAGAGGGAAACTAAAAAGTGTTTCTTTGAAGTTGTGGAAGACAGGAGCGCCAACACGTTAATTCCTATTATAAAGAAATACATACTACCAGGTACAACCATTCTATCGGACTGTTGGAAGGCCTTTTCGTCTATTGAAAGTGAGGGATACCAACACCTTACAGTAAACCATTCCATCGaattcaaaaacaaagaaactggCGCATGTACAAATACTATAGAATCAACTTGGAATGCAGTCAAGAAATCCCTACCCTAAACTGGAACTGTGAAATCTCTATATGACTCATACTTCATAGAATACTGTATAAGAAAGAAATACCTACAAAATACCGACGATAAATTTACAACCTTTTTGAAACTTGTTAAACGCGTTTTCCCCTGTAAAAAAAGAACCCCTCTAACGGAATTACAACTTAATCAACCCACCTCATTGTCTCAAGAAACGTTAAATGGAAGCCTTGACTTATTTGATTGAAGGtaagtttatatataaaacaatctaATAAGGtaagtttatatataaaacaatctatatgatctggggatgcctccactcaaatttgagctttcctggcctaatacttttgagaagaagacttttaaagattttctctatatataagaatgtatcccccattgtggccccgccctacccccagggaccatgatttgaacaaacttgaatctacattatctgaggatggttacacgccaatttgagatttcttggccaaatagttattaaaagaaattttttaaaagattttctcgatatactcttatgtaaaaattgatcccccaattgtggccccaccctacccccggggactatgatttaaagaaacgtgaatctacactacctgaggatgcttccattttagcTTATCTGGcctaatagattttgagaataagatttttaaagattttctctatctttattcctaagtaaaacttgatcccccaattgtggcaccaccctacccccggggatcatgatttgaacagacttaaatctacactacctgaggatgcttccattttaatttgagcttttctggccaaatagtttttgagaagaggatttttaaagattttctctatatattcctatttaaaacacgatccccctattgtggccccaccctacccccggggaccatgattaaaacaaacttgaatctacactacctgaggatgcttccactcaaagttgagcttttctggccaaatagtttttgagaaggggatttttaaagatttctctatatattcctatttaaaccacgatcccccaattgtggccccaccctacccccggggaccataatttaaacaaacttgaatctacactacctgaggatgcttccactcaaagttgagctttcctggcctaatagtttttgagaagaagatttttaaagattttctctatatattcctatgtaaaacttgatctcccaattgtggccccaccctacccctggggatcatgatttgaacaattttgaatctacacttcctgaggatgcttccatttaaatttgagcttttctggcctaatagtttttgagaagaagatttttaaagattttctctatatattcctatgttaaacttgatccccctcttgtggcccctccctacccccggggaccatgatttgaacaaacgtgaatctacactacctgaggatgcctccacacaagtttaagcttttccggCTGAATTgttattgagaagaagatttttgaaaaatactaacaaatttttaataattctcaattatctcccctttaaaaagggcgtggcacttcatttgaacaaacttgaatccccttcacctagtggcgctttgtgccaaatttggttgaaatctgtccagtggttcttgagaagaagatgaaaatgtgaaaagttaacaacgacgacgacgacaacgacagacaacggacaaattgtgatcagaaaagctcacttgagcctttggctcaggtgagctaaaaacgcgCTAATTTTTTATACAGTTATCCAAAGACGTTGATGACatcataatgaaatttaaacgTAATAAAATTACGTCATTACGACCGTAAGTTTTTACTTAGGGATATCGCTTCTATTATGTCTGGTTCTATCGATTAATTCGATGATATTTCTTCGGATGAAAGTTTTGTTGACGACGAGTCAAGTTCTGAGAGCCTCACTGTAGATTCGTCTGACGATGACAGCGATGATGAAAAAATTCAATCACCTGTACTTGACCCGCTAGCACCCCATTGGTCATCTGTGTTAGACGCCGTTGATGTTCCGCCTTTTTTGTGCGATGTGGGACCGTTCCACTCTCTACCGACCACGGCAAACGAGAAGGATTTCTTTGAGTTATTGTTCAGTGAAAGCTGTTTGCATCAAATAACCGAAGGAACAAATAAGCATGCAGCTGAAGTACAGCAGAGAAaaggtataattatttttacctaaaaggttttttttaattgtttaaaaaactgttttatCTTACGTTAAGATTTTACCATAAAACAGATctcaatttctttcttttgtaaaaatgacaaaaactaGAAActctgtagaaaaaaaaaccgtcaTATTTTGACTTTATAAAATTAAGACATGGTTTTGCACATTTAATaatcctctctctctcacatatataaataatcaaataaacactaattattgtttataaacataaattgttttagttttgtttttgtttgagaTTATAATCACACTGATTTTAATACACGCACCTGTGTTTAccgcatttaaaatatatgttacaGTCTTAGGAATAAAACACCGATTTGTCTTCactaatattttcttaattaattttgCTGTGAAGATCTTTGGAAAGGAAAATTAATTCATAATGATAACATCTCCCCTTTATGCTGCAGTATCAGTCACCAGcctttatattttatacaaaccTCGCAAACATCAGACTATCGACGAAGGAATGATTGCCTACAAAGGTCGACATAAGGTCTATAgagtaaatttcttttttatcgaaaaaataaataaattttaaaaccaatttcatgatattaaattaatttgtggTACTTTACATGACGCTATTGgtacattttacatataaataactttaataaattttctaggCAAAGCAGTACATTCCGTCGAAACCAGCCAGATGGGGCTTAAAAGTATGGCTGCGATGCGATAGTCTGACTGGATTCTGCCACCAGTTTGATCTTTACCTGGGCAGAGAGCAGTATCGAGGGGTAGCAGTCGGACAAGCAGTCGTAGAAAAGCTAACCGCTGGCCTGGAAAACAAAAACTTCCACATCTTCTACGAAAGCTTTTTTACCTCGGTGTCACTTGCTAAATCATTGCTTTCTCAGAAAATATTCACATGCGGAACCATCGTCCGAAATAGGAAAGGATTTCCTGcagatttgaaaaatgttcCAAACATGATACAAGGCGATTTTTTGATAAGGTATGATTATACATTTACGCGATGTCTTGACGATCAGAGCTTTTTGTGCAGTGAATGTGTCTATACATGTTTTAcagtgtatgttttttttttttaaattaacatgaTGTGCACAATAAATTATTACATTACTTGTTTTTTATAAGTTGTGAatgattgaaattgatttttggggagttgattgaaattgatttttggggagttgattttaattaactctcctatgcaataactctgacaaaccgaaactgaaacagtgtttggacctaagcacaaatcatcaccgctgacagaGTTAgtccttgaaaataatcgataaattctgctgaagcatttttttaaaaggaaacttatttataaataccttataaattgtcagattttaaaaagtacgaacaatttagaagttttttgcagtcgtatgtattcctacgccagagttcaatagtctcgttcaaccatcggctgtctccgtacatctccgacaagcagagagtcagtctatatttagaggtcgcatcattaagctatcacgtgacctggtatctcttacttgtaggagattaacggagacagccgagcatctggttgaacgagaatAGAGTTCATTaatggttggatccatacactttttgaaatattttgaataccaatacatagtttgatgaaatcaattcgattttttaatataacacaacatgattcataagaggttttcttgaaattcttgtcggaaaagtccgagaatccATATTGCAAAAATGTGCGTTATTCAAATggagattataaactacttgccaagcaaaataccatatcgttgattttaagatagataataatcgataaaataaactcacgtcagtacttcagtactttgatttttaattgtgGGGATTTCGATGTCACGGGGTCCAGCttaactcaaattaaaaatagttaTGCTAAAATATTACATGACATTACATATTACatagcatttaaaatatatttcatgatgaaatattaattcatatcaTAATCCTTCTTAGTTTTTCGTATTCCGCTATCCACCTTCTCATATCTTGTAATGTGTGCACAGGTAAGATTGAAATTTGACGGCGAC encodes:
- the LOC117680480 gene encoding piggyBac transposable element-derived protein 4-like, whose translation is MITSPLYAAVSVTSLYILYKPRKHQTIDEGMIAYKGRHKVYRAKQYIPSKPARWGLKVWLRCDSLTGFCHQFDLYLGREQYRGVAVGQAVVEKLTAGLENKNFHIFYESFFTSVSLAKSLLSQKIFTCGTIVRNRKGFPADLKNVPNMIQGDFLIRYDYTFTRCLDDQSFLCNLTATLWMESKLVAVLSIAASPLDRSTNASRRLKDGTVISVSRLESVGLYQQYFRGVDIFDQLRSKYPVGRPSKKWWKYVLHFLINTAIINAYIIMKKSLPSLPKKKYRQLDYRIALAQQLIGKFRTPVKATSRKIVHPTLRSTSFRKYQ